The following proteins are encoded in a genomic region of Acidobacteriota bacterium:
- a CDS encoding VWA domain-containing protein: MEHLPKLELISEYPAIPAASDKSFYVLAQVTPPEIGKGTHRPPLNLSLVLDRSGSMGVEKLNHARQAACSLIDRLLPTDRLSLVTFDTRVEVLVPSTLVTDKPALKAAVAEIYGGSRTALHEAWVRGGLEVSRHATASSINRVILLTDGIANVGETRHETILNHTSELTQRGITTSTIGIGFDFQEELLIPMAEAGDGNAFHVVRTTDLEPVLTDEIESMISQIGHSTRLGFMTSAGLDVREILNDFTPVHKQEVRLPNLRAGHPLQIVLVIATNRLKANARSQTVSIRLNWQCQATGDNHSVSQTLFLPIGLASEKAAHPEVRKLVGLLTIARIKREAMRHIDAERYTEAQQLILSAIQMTATLLTNLGNDFRLRAQLKVLDQLEQDLERGDDPAKSRKFLAYQSYATSTCRLDGQPDRKTGS, from the coding sequence ATGGAACACCTTCCCAAACTGGAACTGATCTCTGAATATCCGGCGATTCCAGCAGCCTCTGACAAGAGCTTTTATGTGCTGGCGCAGGTCACGCCGCCAGAGATTGGGAAGGGAACGCATCGGCCACCGTTAAATCTCAGCCTGGTCCTGGATCGGTCAGGGAGCATGGGGGTTGAGAAACTCAATCATGCCAGGCAGGCCGCCTGTTCGCTCATTGATCGGCTGCTCCCAACTGACCGCCTCAGTCTGGTGACATTTGACACGCGGGTTGAAGTCCTGGTGCCGAGCACCCTGGTGACCGACAAACCAGCACTCAAGGCCGCCGTGGCTGAAATTTATGGTGGGAGTCGAACGGCGCTCCACGAAGCCTGGGTTCGAGGCGGACTCGAAGTCAGCCGCCACGCCACCGCCAGTTCAATCAATCGCGTCATTCTGTTAACGGATGGAATCGCCAATGTCGGGGAAACCCGTCATGAAACCATCTTGAACCACACATCAGAATTAACCCAGCGTGGAATCACGACGTCAACGATTGGGATTGGGTTTGACTTTCAGGAAGAACTCCTGATTCCAATGGCCGAAGCTGGCGATGGCAACGCGTTTCATGTGGTTCGCACCACCGACCTTGAACCCGTGTTGACCGACGAAATCGAAAGCATGATTTCCCAAATTGGCCATTCCACCCGGCTTGGGTTTATGACGAGTGCCGGGTTGGACGTGCGTGAAATCCTCAACGATTTCACACCAGTTCATAAACAGGAGGTTCGACTTCCAAATTTGCGCGCTGGTCACCCGCTCCAGATTGTCCTGGTTATTGCGACCAACCGGTTGAAAGCCAATGCCAGGTCCCAGACGGTCTCAATCCGGCTCAACTGGCAGTGCCAGGCCACGGGAGATAATCACAGTGTCAGTCAAACGTTGTTTTTGCCGATTGGGCTCGCATCGGAAAAGGCCGCCCATCCCGAGGTTCGAAAACTGGTTGGACTGCTGACCATTGCCCGGATCAAACGTGAGGCCATGCGTCACATTGATGCGGAGCGCTATACGGAAGCCCAGCAGTTGATTTTGAGCGCCATCCAGATGACCGCCACGCTTTTGACAAATTTGGGTAACGATTTTCGATTACGGGCACAACTAAAGGTGCTTGACCAACTGGAACAGGACCTTGAACGGGGAGATGACCCGGCAAAATCCCGGAAATTTCTGGCCTATCAAAGTTATGCCACCAGCACCTGCCGATTGGATGGTCAGCCGGACCGAAAAACCGGAAGTTGA
- a CDS encoding serine/threonine-protein phosphatase, whose translation MTDRSVHPTSQLAVKISALTDVGRVRSGNEDNFLVIDLETGFTWTADSDPPENNPFTITPTESGLLCAVSDGMGGAAAGEVASKLAVAWSGWIMSEACAHPDLKIYPFHERLRLAIEQANIQIAMAAEEAPEFSGMGATFTAAGIQGSTLTLAQVGDSRAYLIRNGHMVQLTRDQSLVAQLIEMGSITEEEAEFHPYRNVIMQALGANAWVEVAVQVINLCQGDLVLLCSDGLSGKVRKDQMQKLITEVSNDLRLGVRKLIYAANEAGGDDNITAVLLHFTGDHLPHPDGEPVTAPQSLERDRSLPRRVEIQYVSPQESESTLE comes from the coding sequence ATGACAGACCGTTCAGTTCACCCAACCAGTCAGCTCGCAGTAAAAATCTCGGCGTTGACCGACGTTGGTCGGGTTCGAAGTGGAAATGAAGACAATTTTTTAGTGATAGACCTTGAGACCGGATTTACCTGGACTGCAGATTCCGATCCTCCCGAAAATAATCCTTTCACCATTACCCCAACGGAAAGCGGCCTGTTATGTGCTGTTTCGGATGGAATGGGCGGCGCGGCTGCGGGTGAAGTTGCCAGTAAGCTGGCGGTTGCCTGGTCAGGTTGGATTATGTCGGAAGCCTGTGCCCACCCCGACCTCAAAATTTATCCGTTTCACGAGCGCCTTCGACTCGCCATTGAACAAGCCAATATCCAAATCGCCATGGCGGCTGAAGAAGCCCCGGAATTTTCCGGCATGGGCGCCACCTTTACCGCCGCCGGGATTCAAGGAAGCACCCTGACCCTGGCTCAGGTCGGGGACTCGCGGGCGTACCTGATCCGCAATGGGCATATGGTCCAACTGACCCGTGATCAATCGCTGGTGGCCCAGTTGATTGAAATGGGGTCCATTACCGAAGAAGAAGCCGAATTTCACCCCTACCGCAATGTCATTATGCAGGCCCTCGGGGCCAATGCCTGGGTTGAAGTCGCCGTCCAGGTCATCAACCTGTGCCAGGGAGACCTGGTCCTGCTGTGCAGCGATGGACTCTCGGGCAAAGTCCGCAAAGACCAGATGCAGAAACTCATTACCGAAGTCAGCAATGATCTGCGGCTTGGGGTTCGCAAACTCATCTATGCCGCCAACGAAGCTGGCGGCGACGACAACATCACGGCGGTGCTGCTCCACTTTACGGGAGATCACCTGCCACATCCGGATGGTGAACCAGTCACGGCGCCACAATCGCTCGAACGTGATCGCTCTCTGCCCCGGCGGGTTGAAATCCAGTATGTCTCACCACAGGAAAGCGAATCCACGCTGGAATAG
- a CDS encoding AIM24 family protein: MPNSYNYQTLPSNDNINAYSYCLEVRDAMFMRKGKMIAYYGNLRFSALGDSMYAVIVDKVFNAPGYIGDFVIVNGQGKVVLGDNGNNIASYNLESGNLTVKSSHVLGFDSSLICQESTQPGYLTLMGTGTFLASSNGPVHFIEPPCRVDEQALLGWADCPSPSYHYDYSYIRNIFDVVGSMVLGRTSGEEKQIDFFGQGTVLIQSSEEELAGRMNLQRLTSEISGLGQHDLNQLSSFINNLMRPGE; encoded by the coding sequence ATGCCCAATTCCTATAACTACCAGACACTTCCATCCAACGATAACATTAATGCTTACAGCTATTGCCTCGAAGTGCGCGACGCGATGTTTATGCGCAAAGGCAAAATGATTGCCTACTACGGCAACCTTCGGTTTTCGGCGCTCGGTGACTCAATGTATGCCGTGATTGTAGATAAGGTTTTTAACGCTCCCGGCTACATTGGTGATTTTGTGATCGTCAACGGCCAGGGAAAAGTCGTTTTGGGCGACAATGGCAACAATATCGCTTCGTACAACCTGGAAAGCGGCAATCTGACGGTGAAAAGCAGCCACGTGCTGGGATTTGATTCAAGCCTGATCTGTCAGGAATCAACCCAGCCGGGCTATTTGACGCTGATGGGAACGGGGACGTTTCTGGCATCGTCCAACGGACCGGTTCATTTTATCGAACCGCCATGCCGGGTTGACGAACAGGCACTGCTCGGCTGGGCCGATTGCCCGAGCCCGTCCTATCACTACGATTATTCCTACATTCGCAACATCTTTGACGTGGTCGGCTCCATGGTTTTGGGCCGGACTTCAGGCGAAGAAAAACAAATTGACTTCTTTGGCCAGGGAACGGTGTTAATTCAATCGTCTGAAGAAGAACTGGCCGGTCGGATGAATTTACAGCGCCTGACCAGCGAGATTTCGGGCCTCGGTCAACATGACCTGAATCAGCTTTCCAGCTTTATCAACAATTTGATGCGACCAGGAGAATAA
- a CDS encoding DUF3810 domain-containing protein, which yields MSVPARFQNFSRFRWLAIGLALAGGVLQIGAPRSPRVVEALYGQALYPLMARGLWFTSGWLPFSLAEVLVGLAIIFALAGSVWLMQKTWKNRADWKGLVKAGGINALVAGGILLLGFQLCWGLNYARLPVTQRLAIPSHQATPAEVKNLCRFLVAEANRAYAEAQTQAGSMSPGVMAISLDVVRADLEATFRRATWIGPTAQGAYSPAKPVFFSPVLSYAGISGVYFPFTGEPNFNTDMPGCDLPFTIAHEMAHQRGFAPEDEANFVAFLICITAEQPYCRYSGYLLGARYLLRDACETRDCSQELLEQFAVGPRADLKAVSVFWARYRGIWQDLSQRVNHTYLRANNVTAGIGSYGLVVRLIADYYHADSISSRPSPENSIPDQ from the coding sequence ATGTCGGTTCCGGCACGATTTCAGAATTTCAGCCGATTTCGCTGGCTGGCAATTGGCCTTGCCCTGGCCGGAGGTGTGCTTCAGATTGGTGCGCCACGCTCTCCACGAGTGGTTGAAGCCCTCTATGGGCAAGCCCTTTATCCGCTGATGGCCCGTGGCCTCTGGTTTACAAGCGGTTGGCTGCCCTTTTCACTGGCTGAAGTTCTTGTTGGGCTGGCGATCATTTTCGCTCTGGCGGGCAGTGTGTGGTTGATGCAAAAAACGTGGAAAAATCGCGCCGATTGGAAAGGATTGGTCAAAGCCGGCGGGATCAATGCGCTGGTTGCAGGTGGAATATTGCTTCTGGGGTTTCAACTCTGCTGGGGATTGAATTACGCCCGGTTGCCGGTAACCCAGCGGCTGGCGATCCCTTCGCATCAGGCAACACCTGCCGAAGTGAAAAATCTCTGCCGGTTTTTGGTTGCCGAAGCCAATCGTGCCTACGCGGAAGCCCAAACCCAGGCCGGTTCCATGTCACCAGGCGTGATGGCCATTTCCCTGGATGTGGTTCGGGCTGATCTGGAGGCTACTTTCCGTCGTGCAACCTGGATTGGACCAACGGCCCAGGGGGCGTACAGCCCCGCCAAACCGGTTTTTTTCTCGCCAGTGCTGTCATATGCCGGTATCTCAGGGGTGTACTTTCCGTTTACCGGCGAACCGAATTTCAATACTGATATGCCGGGGTGTGATTTGCCATTCACCATTGCCCACGAAATGGCACATCAACGCGGCTTTGCCCCCGAGGATGAAGCCAACTTCGTTGCTTTTTTGATTTGCATCACCGCTGAGCAGCCCTATTGTCGCTATTCCGGGTATTTGCTGGGAGCACGCTACTTGTTGCGTGATGCCTGTGAGACCCGTGATTGCTCTCAGGAACTGCTGGAGCAGTTTGCCGTCGGCCCCCGAGCCGATTTAAAAGCCGTGAGTGTGTTTTGGGCCCGGTATCGCGGCATCTGGCAGGACCTCAGCCAGCGCGTCAATCATACCTACCTGCGCGCCAACAACGTCACCGCTGGCATTGGGAGTTACGGTCTGGTGGTTCGACTCATCGCCGATTATTATCACGCCGATTCTATTTCAAGTCGCCCTTCACCCGAAAATTCAATACCGGATCAGTGA
- a CDS encoding MerR family transcriptional regulator, with protein MTIQTAELTEHQFLGTSELADAAAQLVLHVVPAQNRGNVSDLPDERTVRYYLAQSLLSEPLGRKGSASIFGYHHLLELLVIKRLQAQNLRIKQIREQLTGKSTAELEAILEIPGSPEPPDDFELPDTSATAFLESLLAEKSVDPGATQRQTSTMPVTASQPTHSAWTRIDLEPGLELHIQTGWQFPTEATTRHRLARRIQDALLEAGRRK; from the coding sequence ATGACGATACAGACCGCTGAATTGACCGAACACCAATTTCTGGGGACTTCTGAACTGGCTGATGCTGCCGCCCAACTTGTTCTGCACGTGGTGCCAGCTCAAAACCGGGGCAATGTCAGCGATTTGCCTGACGAACGAACTGTCCGCTACTACCTGGCACAATCGCTTTTGTCTGAACCACTTGGACGGAAAGGGTCGGCTTCGATCTTTGGGTATCACCATTTGCTTGAACTGCTGGTCATCAAACGGTTGCAAGCCCAAAACTTGCGAATCAAACAGATTCGGGAGCAACTGACGGGGAAATCAACGGCTGAACTGGAAGCGATCCTTGAAATTCCAGGGTCACCTGAACCGCCCGATGACTTTGAACTGCCTGATACTTCAGCGACCGCGTTTTTGGAATCGCTCCTGGCTGAAAAATCGGTTGACCCAGGCGCCACCCAGCGGCAAACCAGCACGATGCCTGTAACCGCCAGCCAGCCAACGCATTCCGCCTGGACCCGAATTGACCTTGAACCAGGGTTGGAATTGCACATTCAGACCGGCTGGCAATTTCCAACCGAGGCCACAACCCGACACCGGCTAGCCCGACGCATTCAGGATGCCCTGTTGGAAGCTGGCCGCCGAAAGTAA